DNA from Chitinophaga pendula:
TTGGCGTATAAGTTTGCCGACGGCCGTAAGTTTGCCGATATGATTGACTATGCATTGCCTGACTACAATGTAAATCCTGACAACTACCTGAGCAGCATTGCGAAGAACAAGCTGTTCTTCTCCCGCCAGGCGAGCAGCAGTTCTATCCAGACGGATGCTACCAAAGCGAAGAACAACGGTTATGCCGGTGTGATGTTATTTAATGTGACCAGTGGTTCTACCAATGGAATGTCGCAGGTGGCGAAGGGTTTTTATGGTACCAGTGCTACTGTGACGGTGCCCAGCGGTTGTAATGCTCCCTGGGATCGTGCTACTATAGAGAAGGGACCTGAGACCTATGTGATCCCATAATAGTTCTATTCTTTGTGTATAATTAGAGGGTAGCTGGTTAATAACCAGCTGCCCTTTTCCTTTTTAAGAATAACGAATTTTTGTTATATGGTTATGAAGTTGTAGCTTTAGCTATCGGAAGCCACCACAATGTTAATTAATCCGCATAATTATCCTTATGAAAAACATCCTGCGCATTGCGGCATGCAGTGCAAGTTTACTTTTTGTCCAACAATCCATCGTGAAGGCCCAGGTAGATCTGGGAGTTAAGGCTGGTATCAGCATTCCCAATCTGACCGGTGGTAAATCGGACAATCCTATTAACAGCGGCTATGGTTCCCGGTCGGGACTGGATATAGCCATACATGCTGAATTTCATCTGACCAAACAGTTCTCTATACAGCCGGAGTTGCGTTATTCGCAGCAGGGCGGTAAAAAGAATGGCAAACAAGCATTTACGCCACCGGCAGCGCTTACGCAAGGTGTGCCGCCGGAGATGGTGCCTAAGTATTTTTACGCTGATTACAAAAGTGAGGCAAAGATCAACTACCTGATGTTGCCGATACTGGCGAAGTATAACTTCCGGCTCGGTGAGCATTGGGGGCTGTATGTAGCGGCAGGACCTTTTGTGAGCCTGCGTCTGAGTGCCAAGAATGTAACGGAGGGCACCAGTACTATTTACCTGGACGATGCACATACGCAGCCGCTCCCGTTGCCGGGCGGGCAGGTGTTGCCGCCACAATCCTTTGATCGTACGGTGGATATCAAAAATGAGATCCGTCCGTTCAATGCCGGTATAGACGGGCATGTAGGTGTGGCCTACAGATGGGCGCGTAGCAGTGTGTTCATCGAAGGCGGTGGCAACTATGGATTCATCAATATTCAGGAAAATGACATCAATGGTAAGAACAATACCGGTGCTGCGGTGGTAGTGGCCGGGTATTCTTTCCGTATCTGTAAGTAATAGTTGTTAGTAGGTTCAGACACCTCCGGTCAGTTATACTGGTCCGGAGGTGTTTTGTTTTAGCATTTTTGTACAAGCGCAACGTAATGTATTTGTGCTGTTAGTGGTCGTTTAGGCGAATGTGCTATTAAGGTAGCATATCGTTCTGCGCTTTGCCATGGGATGTTTTGTTTGGGGCCGGTTGTGATATACGGTCACTATAGGGGAATTAGGGGAGAGGTGTTCGTGAGGTGGACTTGTAAGTTTTGGGGTATTACACCTGGTTGGACAGGGAGATCGGCGTGATTTGGGGGTACCTGGAGGAGATGGGAAGGGGAATGCTCCTGTTTTTGCCCGTGATTGGAAGCCGGGATGGCATGGGAGTGCCGCAGGCATGCTGCCTGACTTGCGTACTATATTTATTTTTTGAACGGGGACAAATGGGAGGTGCTATTCGTGCAGCGGTGGCTTATAATGGCGGAATGCCGGCATTTCAGGTAGCTGGCGGGGCCAGGTGATGAATAACGCAGGAGACATCTTTTTAGGGTGCTTAAAACGCTTTTTAGGAGACGGCGGTGCCGGCGGCTGTATGGCGATGATATCTGCCACGATGTTTTTGTTGTGGTTGCCGTGGGAGAGGGCATGTACCTGTAGTGTGAGTATCAGGGTGCCTTTACCCGGCAGGGTAGCGTCCATCCGGATGCTTTGCCCGGCCATGGCGGTAATGAGTGCCCGGGAAGTGATGACTTTACCGGTAGCAAAACAGATACGGGTAGCGATCAGTTTGATCTCCAGGAGGGCGGTTGTATGAGGGGTGAGGCACACTTCGCTGTTATTGGCGGTAAGCGATAGGTGCAGGTATCTTTCTGTGCCTGCCTGTTTGTTGAAGCGGAAGCCGGTGAGTGGTGAAAGGTTTTTGCCGGCGGTGATCAGTATTTTATTCAACCGGTTGATCAACGTGCCATCATAGCGGGTATCCAGGTGGCTGCTGAGTGCACGGCGGATCAGTTTACCCTTGCTGCTGGCGATGCCGAACTCTTTGGCTGCCCGGCGGGTAGCGGGTGTCTGGCGGACGGTGTCGGGGCGGGTACGGAGAAAATAATGGCCGTTACGGCGGTAACCGATCAAATTACCACACCTGCCGGTGAATGGAAATGCGCGGGGTTGCTTTGCCATTGAATATAGGTTTCCCTGAAGTTACGGGAAAAAAGGGAGGGCGCCAAAGGGGAGGCGGGTGCTATATCAGCTATGGTTAGCTTTACCAAATGCGAGGATATTCCCATCTGCATCGCGGATGGCAAAATCCCGCATACCATACTCCCGGTCGGCCGGTGCGACGATGGCGAGGGCGCCTTTGGCAACAATGTCTTGGAAATACTGGTCTACTTCATCACAGAAGACGTACATATGACCTTCGCCGGTTGCTTTCCTGTTGCCGGCATGATCGGGGCCGGACAGTTGCAGTAAGACATTCCCATAGTACAAACCAGCGATGGCGCCATACTCAAAGTCGATGGCGAATCCCAGGGTATCTACGTAATACTTCAGCGAAGCTGCCAGGTCGCTGACGGAGAAGATGGTGGCTGCACATTCAGGTGTCATGACGGGAGGTTTTGGGTGAATGGTTGTCGGATCAGAACCTGCCTGCTTTTCTGAACTCCAGCGGTGAGAGGTTCGTTTTTGTCCGGAACAATTTAGAAAAAGACTGCGGATATTCAAAACCCAGTTCGAAAGCGATTTCGTTGACGGAGAGGTCTGTCACGATCAATCTTTCTTTCGCCTTTTCTATGATCTTCTCTTGTATGTGTTGCTGTGTACTGTTGCCTGTGAGTGTTTTGAGCAGGCCGCTCAGGTAGTTGGGAGAGATATTCAGCTGGCTGGATATCTCTTTTACCGTAGGGATACCTTTTTCTTCCAGTACTTCGGGTGTAAAAGCTTTTTCGAGCAAGGCATCCAGCTGGCTGACGATACCGTGGTGGGTGATCTTACGGGTAATGAACTGCCGCTGGTAAAAGCGGGCGGCATATCCCAGTAAAGATTCGATGAGGGAGAGGATGATATCCTGGCTAAAGGTGTCGATGTTGGTAAGATATTCCTGCTGGATGTTGCTGAACAAACCGCCGATGGTCTGTGTCTCGCTATCGGAGAGAAACAAGGCTTCATTAGTCGAATAATCGAAGAACTCGTATTGTTTCATCTTGGCTGCCAGGGGATGGTTCCAGAGGAAGTCCGGATGGAGCAGCAGCAACCATCCGAACACATTTACATCCTCTGCCTGGCCGGCATTAAAACTAAATACCCTGCCAGGGGCGATAAAGTTCATGATCCCTTTGTCGAAATCATATTCCTCTTGTCCATATTTCATTCTCAGGCAGGACTGTGCGGAGTTGCCCATGCCGATGAAATAGAAATCCGTCGTTACTACGATGCCGGTGTTGCCCGATTGTCTCTTGAGCGCTTCAGTATTGAGTATGCTGATAAGCGGATGTTTGGTATCGGGTAATCCTCGCAGTCGCAACAGCTCGCTGATACCTTTTATTTTCAGGGGCAGATTTCCAGCCATGATATTTAGTTTTGGTGATACCAGGTGGCGTATTCCCTGGCGAAGTCCTGCAGTTTCCGTTTGCCTGTTACCGGTGTGTGCTGGTCGTAGTCTTTTTGTGCTTTACCGTTGTGCATCATTTCCTGCATTTCTACCAGTAGTCCGGCAGCTTCGGGGGATATGCCGTTTGCTTCGAGCACTTGTTGTACCTGGTCTCCGGGGAGTATTATCCATTGGAGGTCTGGTATGCCGATAGCTGCTCCTATTATGCCGGCGGCCTGTGTACAGGTCATTTCTTCGCTGACCACGTACAGCGGTTTAGCCCCGGGAGTGGCAGGAGTGTTCATCTCTGCTGCGATAGCGGCGGCGATGTCTTCGGGTGCTACGAAGGCGATCCTGTCTGTTCCACCATAATTGGAAACGATCATGCCCTGCTGGCGGATCATCTCTTTCATGTGATAGAAATTACTGTAGAACGGCCCTGGTCGTACAAAGGTAACGGAGACTCCTTTAAGCGCCTCAAATTTCTTCTCCGGCTGCACGGAGCTCAGCAGGTGGGCTATCCATCCGGAGAGTACGATGGCGCGTTTTACGCCGGATTGGCGAATGGCCTCTACGTAATGGTCCATATTCCTGTCCCAGGCATCGATGGCCCTCGTTGTGAAGTCTAGCGGGTTCATGCAATACACGACATCTGCCCCGGTAAAGGTCTGTATGAGGAAGGGCAGGTCGCTGATGCTGCCGATAGCGGACTGGGCACCCATTGCCTGTATCTGCGCTTGTTTATCAGGATCCGTGCTGATGAGGGTGACCTGGTGTCCTTGCTGTACGAGTATTTCTGTGAGCGGTTTACTGATATGCCCGAGAGAGCCGGTAAGTACGATTTTCATGTTCAATGATTTTTATACTCAAAGGTCTTTCGGAATGGTTCGGTAAAAGTGTTCAAATCTCTACGATTTGTATGAAAATGTATGGAAGGAGTATTTTTAGGAGGGGCACCAAAAAAAATAAGCAGCATCATAGACGCTGCTCATTTGTCAGGAAGTGTGTTGGTTTATTTCTTGTGAAGTCTTTCGATCATCAAAGAGGTGAAACTTCTGACACCTACTTTTATACACTGTTCATCCACCTTAAAATTAGGCGCATGATTCATGGCGATAATTCCCTTTTGGAAATCAGAACCCCCTAAAAGGAAATACACACCTGGTACTTTTTGTTGGAAGTAGGCGAAATCATCATTGAAGTAGGGAACTTGTCCGTAGTCTGGCGATATCAGATCATTGCCATAGATGCTGCTTAGTGTATTGGAGGCTTTTTCAGTCAACTTTGCATCGTTTATAACGGTTGGGTTGTCCTGAATGAATGATACAGATAATAGCTTGTCTTTATACTTTTCTGCTTCGATCACTTGTTCGATCTTCGGGATAATCTTTTGTAGATTAGCGGCGTTGGTCTCATATAAATATGTTTCCATAAAGAGCGCGTCTTTGTCTGCATAGATCCTGAATTTCTCATCCATGATAAGGTAGTCCTTAAAGATGGTATTGGGATTGGACAGCCCCATTTGAGGATCGACGATGTGCTGTATCTCCCAAGGCTTAGTATTGGGTTGTACACGGACTAAAGCCTTGTTGATCTTTTGCGCCAATGTTTTTGCTTCATCTTTGGATACTTCGTTTTTCAGTTTGATCCTTACCTGCTTCTGATAGGCGAATACTTCATTGGCTTTAGCGACGATCTTTCCTACCGGTATTGCCGTTACGTGCAGACCATAGATCTCATCCGGCTTTATTTTAGAGAACAAGCCCTGGGCTACCATGGCTTTGGCGCCAACAAATGTTTCTTCCTCTGGTTGGAAGATGAAGTAGGCGGTGCCTGCCAATGATTCTTTATTCTTTGCCAGGATGTCTGCTATCCCCAGGGCGATAGCCAGATGTACATCGTGTCCGCAACCATGTTGTACGCCCTTTACGGTAGACTTGAACGGCACGTCGTCGGGGAAGCTATTGGGTAAGGCATCCATCTCTGCGCGCCAGGCGATCTTCCTGCCTGGTTTTTTACCTTTTAGGATACCTATGATACCATGCCCATAGGTGCTGGTGTCTACTTCCATGCCTAAGTCCAGCAAATATTGCCGGATGACTTCGCGGGTGCGCGTTTCATTTTTTGCTAGTTCAGGATTGGCATGGAAGTCCCTTCTGATTTTGACGAGTTTGTCATAGATGCTGTCCGTTGTTGTTCTGACTAATTCATGTGTTAAGACTTTTTTGCCTTTTGGTTGCCAGCTGGCGAGACTTACTAACAGTACGAATAATAGGAATTTGATTCTCATGACTAAGATATTATTGGATGTTTAATGACCTTTTAACATGGATACGGGAATGGCATATCAATACTGCCCCAATCACAAGTGTATTTGAATATTCACATCTCTTAGTCCAATAGTTCAGCGGAATGGCGGCAAATTAGACAATAAAAAGTTCACTTTTTACCTTTTAGCGAGGCTTTTTGACGGATGGATGTTGCGGATGCGCATCTTTATCCTTCTCCATCCGCCCATCCCTTTATCCCGCGGGAGTGAGGAGGCATTTTCAATGTTGTGTTGTGAATGGCCAGCGGAAGGAAGAGTGGTGGAGAGAAGTTATCGAGGGGTACTTGCCGGAAGACAAAAATTCATCAAACGTTAGTACCTCGACATAGGATGATTGCTGTTTGTCTTGTATCCTGACGGAGCTGTATTTATCGTTGAAATACCGCAGGAAGGAGTTATGGAATATACATACGCAGCGTACTATAACAAAAAAAGATAAAAGAAAGAGTAATCCGAAGAGCACGTATAACAAACTTTCCACCCATTGTAATGCCAGATAAGGACGAAACAAAGTCAGCCTATGCAAACGCGCATAGGCTGACTGATGATCTTATCATTAACATCCAACGAAATACTTGCTATTCTTACCTAATATCTTTTTGGCGATCTGTAAAGCGATGATGGAGCCGACCATCACGATGAGGAAGCTGACGGTCCAGTAGAGGAGGTTGCCCGGTACTTCGGAGTGGAACACTTTCATGTGTGCGCCGCGCAGGAACAATACGAAGAAGTAGTGTACAAAGTAGATACCGAAACTCAGCACTGCCAGTGTATCTACAAACTTAGGCATATATTTTTCCAGCCGCCAGAGCCAGTAGATGTAAAAGCAGCAGAAGAGCATTTTCTGCGTGTAGTCTACTGGGTCGTACCACGCCTTCGGTACGAAGAAATTCAGCACCAGGAACCCTATAGAGAGCACGGTGATCAGCACCCAGTACTTTTTGGCGAACTCCAGGTATTCGTCTTTATACCGGCTCAGGAACATCCCAAACACATATACGGACAGGAAGTGTACTGCCATGCCCAGGGTATCGCTGAGGGCGCTACGTTGTATGATGAGGGACAGTGCGATGAGCGGCAGCAGTACGTAGTATAGCTTTGGGTGCCGGTCGATGTACAGTAATACCGGTGCGATCAGGTAGTAGATGGTGATCATGGGGATGAACCACAGCTGTTGCAGGTGGGCGCCGTGGAACAGGTAGTGCATGGCCTGCTGACCACGTGTCCAGCTGAGGAAATCCGGATGTTCTTCTATCGTAAAGCCGGGTACGTCATGGCTG
Protein-coding regions in this window:
- a CDS encoding VOC family protein gives rise to the protein MTPECAATIFSVSDLAASLKYYVDTLGFAIDFEYGAIAGLYYGNVLLQLSGPDHAGNRKATGEGHMYVFCDEVDQYFQDIVAKGALAIVAPADREYGMRDFAIRDADGNILAFGKANHS
- a CDS encoding SDR family oxidoreductase, giving the protein MKIVLTGSLGHISKPLTEILVQQGHQVTLISTDPDKQAQIQAMGAQSAIGSISDLPFLIQTFTGADVVYCMNPLDFTTRAIDAWDRNMDHYVEAIRQSGVKRAIVLSGWIAHLLSSVQPEKKFEALKGVSVTFVRPGPFYSNFYHMKEMIRQQGMIVSNYGGTDRIAFVAPEDIAAAIAAEMNTPATPGAKPLYVVSEEMTCTQAAGIIGAAIGIPDLQWIILPGDQVQQVLEANGISPEAAGLLVEMQEMMHNGKAQKDYDQHTPVTGKRKLQDFAREYATWYHQN
- a CDS encoding helix-turn-helix domain-containing protein; translated protein: MAGNLPLKIKGISELLRLRGLPDTKHPLISILNTEALKRQSGNTGIVVTTDFYFIGMGNSAQSCLRMKYGQEEYDFDKGIMNFIAPGRVFSFNAGQAEDVNVFGWLLLLHPDFLWNHPLAAKMKQYEFFDYSTNEALFLSDSETQTIGGLFSNIQQEYLTNIDTFSQDIILSLIESLLGYAARFYQRQFITRKITHHGIVSQLDALLEKAFTPEVLEEKGIPTVKEISSQLNISPNYLSGLLKTLTGNSTQQHIQEKIIEKAKERLIVTDLSVNEIAFELGFEYPQSFSKLFRTKTNLSPLEFRKAGRF
- a CDS encoding porin family protein, with the protein product MKNILRIAACSASLLFVQQSIVKAQVDLGVKAGISIPNLTGGKSDNPINSGYGSRSGLDIAIHAEFHLTKQFSIQPELRYSQQGGKKNGKQAFTPPAALTQGVPPEMVPKYFYADYKSEAKINYLMLPILAKYNFRLGEHWGLYVAAGPFVSLRLSAKNVTEGTSTIYLDDAHTQPLPLPGGQVLPPQSFDRTVDIKNEIRPFNAGIDGHVGVAYRWARSSVFIEGGGNYGFINIQENDINGKNNTGAAVVVAGYSFRICK
- a CDS encoding M20 metallopeptidase family protein yields the protein MRIKFLLFVLLVSLASWQPKGKKVLTHELVRTTTDSIYDKLVKIRRDFHANPELAKNETRTREVIRQYLLDLGMEVDTSTYGHGIIGILKGKKPGRKIAWRAEMDALPNSFPDDVPFKSTVKGVQHGCGHDVHLAIALGIADILAKNKESLAGTAYFIFQPEEETFVGAKAMVAQGLFSKIKPDEIYGLHVTAIPVGKIVAKANEVFAYQKQVRIKLKNEVSKDEAKTLAQKINKALVRVQPNTKPWEIQHIVDPQMGLSNPNTIFKDYLIMDEKFRIYADKDALFMETYLYETNAANLQKIIPKIEQVIEAEKYKDKLLSVSFIQDNPTVINDAKLTEKASNTLSSIYGNDLISPDYGQVPYFNDDFAYFQQKVPGVYFLLGGSDFQKGIIAMNHAPNFKVDEQCIKVGVRSFTSLMIERLHKK
- a CDS encoding acyltransferase family protein gives rise to the protein MDTTSTSATLPPPAPKPTAGGKKFISYIHNFRGIAIIYVVAAHILVAWPQGSVTQKILDIVFQNSTILFLFIAGYLFQHLSAKFEYKDYLIKKFQNVICPYLIISVPIIIYRIVSHDVPGFTIEEHPDFLSWTRGQQAMHYLFHGAHLQQLWFIPMITIYYLIAPVLLYIDRHPKLYYVLLPLIALSLIIQRSALSDTLGMAVHFLSVYVFGMFLSRYKDEYLEFAKKYWVLITVLSIGFLVLNFFVPKAWYDPVDYTQKMLFCCFYIYWLWRLEKYMPKFVDTLAVLSFGIYFVHYFFVLFLRGAHMKVFHSEVPGNLLYWTVSFLIVMVGSIIALQIAKKILGKNSKYFVGC